In Antennarius striatus isolate MH-2024 chromosome 10, ASM4005453v1, whole genome shotgun sequence, one DNA window encodes the following:
- the LOC137603082 gene encoding uncharacterized protein produces MMQNHTFCLRGTNQHLLNDILTPIKVINKQPPIPTSAPEMVPLDLQSQTDYISACDSIQVINKQPPIPTSAPEMVPLDLQSQTDYISACDSIQVINKQPPIPTSAPEMVPLDLQSQTDYISACDSIQVINKQPPIPTSAPEMVPLDLQSQTDYISACDSIQVINKQPPIPTSAPEMVTLDLQSQTDYISACDSIQVINKQPPIPPAAPEIGTLGSTISD; encoded by the exons atgatgcaaaatcatacattctgtctgcgagggacaaaccagcatttattgaatgacatattgacgccaataaag gtgataaacaagcagcctcccattccaacatctgcaccagagatggtacccttggatctacaatctcagactgattacatcagcgcctgtgacagcatacag gtgataaacaagcagcctcccattccaacatctgcaccagagatggtacccttggatctacaatctcagactgattacatcagcgcctgtgacagcatacag gtgataaacaagcagcctcccattccaacatccgcaccagagatggtacccttggatctacaatctcagactgattacatcagcgcctgtgacagcatacag gtgataaacaagcagcctcccattccaacatctgcaccagagatggtacccttggatctacaatctcagactgattacatcagcgcctgtgacagcatacag gtgataaacaagcagcctcccattccaacatccgcacctgaGATGGtaaccttggatctacaatctcagactgattacatcagcgcctgtgacagcatacag gtgataaacaagcagcctcccattccaccagccgcacctgaaattggtacccttggatctacaatctcagactga